ACGTAGCGAGCGCATGATGGACTGGTTGTGGCATGGGCACCAGGCACGCTAGGCTCAGGCAGTGATAGATACGTTTCATGGAGCAGCAGTAGAAAGGAGGATGATGCAATGGCTTTCGCACTCTCGACCATGCAGTTGACGAGCGATAATTTCGAAGCGCACGGCAAGATCCCTACTCGGCATAGCGGAGAGGGTGAGAACCTATCTCCCGCCTTGGCTTGGTCCGATCCACCCGAGGGAACCAAGAGCTACGCGATACTCTGCCATGATCCCGATGCCCCGCTGGTGCAGAATGGCATCTACGGTTTCGTGCACTGGGTACTCTACAATTTGCCGGCCTCGACGGCACGGCTTGAAGAGGGAAGCGGTGGAGGTACCTCGGGAATGAACGATCATGGCGGGACCGGGTATACCGGCCCCATGCCGCCGGAAGGTCATGGCCAGCATCACTACTATTTCCTTGTGCTGGCGCTGGATAGTGAACTCGATCTGCTGGCAGGTCTGACGATCGGGGAGTTTCTCGAGAAGGCGGAGCCGCATCTGATTGGCGTGAACCGCCTGGTGGGAACCTATCGGCGCGGCTGATGAGAACCTGCTTAGCTAGCTCTCATCCAGCCCCCGGGCCTTGCGCTCCTGGGGGAGTAGTGCGGCGTGGATCATGGCGTTGACGGGTGTCGCCACGCCGTACTCCTTGCCCAGCCTGACCACGGCCCCATTCTGCGCCTCAAGCTCCGAGGGCAGACCGGCGATGATATCGCGCTGCATCGAGGCGGTACTCTTGTCTGGCAGCGCATCGATAAACCCCAGCGCCTTTTCCACTGCGTTTTCGGGTAAGGCGACTCCCTTTGCGAGCCCCACTCGGTAGATCTCGACAAGCATCTGCTCGATCAATTGACGAGTTTCGGGCAGGGTGCGGCTCACCCCGATAGGGGCGCGAGTGAGAGAGCCGATGCCGCTCAAAGCGCAGATGAACAGGAACTTGCTCCAGATCGCGACCTGGATATCCTCCGCGATTTCTACTTGAGCGCCTGTGGCCTTGTCGAAAACCGCCTTCATGCGCTGAATGCGCTCGCTCGGCCGATTGTCGAGTTC
This DNA window, taken from Halomonas sp. TA22, encodes the following:
- a CDS encoding YbhB/YbcL family Raf kinase inhibitor-like protein, with protein sequence MAFALSTMQLTSDNFEAHGKIPTRHSGEGENLSPALAWSDPPEGTKSYAILCHDPDAPLVQNGIYGFVHWVLYNLPASTARLEEGSGGGTSGMNDHGGTGYTGPMPPEGHGQHHYYFLVLALDSELDLLAGLTIGEFLEKAEPHLIGVNRLVGTYRRG
- a CDS encoding 2-dehydropantoate 2-reductase, which gives rise to MRIAIYGTGGVGGYFGGRLAEAGEDVTFIARGEHLAAIQREGLKVRSIAGDFRIAPTKATDDPFSIGEVECVILAVKAWQVPEAAEAIRPLMGPESFVVPLENGVDAAEQVAAVLGKAHVVGGLCGILAWREAPGTIRHAGIDPFIRVGELDNRPSERIQRMKAVFDKATGAQVEIAEDIQVAIWSKFLFICALSGIGSLTRAPIGVSRTLPETRQLIEQMLVEIYRVGLAKGVALPENAVEKALGFIDALPDKSTASMQRDIIAGLPSELEAQNGAVVRLGKEYGVATPVNAMIHAALLPQERKARGLDES